ACGAACGCGGCGAACCAGCGGCTGTTGCCATAGCTGGCCGAGACGCCCGGACGGATGCCGGACCGGCCGCGATCGCCGAGGTGCGCGATACCCGCGTGCATGTTGAGGCGCAGGCCGTCGGACACGGACCGTACCTGTGCCTGCGCGGGTGCGACGATCAGCAGCGGGATGAGGAGTGCGGCGACGAACGCCGCCAGCGCTCGGTCGAAGCCTGGCGGCGTGACAGTCGTTCGCGCGTTACGACGGATCAGCGGACGGCGGGCTCGCCGGCACTGCGGGCGAGTGCCTGCCGCGCCTCGAGGATGCGTGGCAGCTCGTCGCCAGCGCGCGTGAGTGTCACGAGGCTCGCCCAGTACGGCCGTGCCTGCTCCGGCTGCCCGAGCTGCTCGTGCATGCTGGCGACGCCGTACAGTGCAAGTGGTCGGGAGTAGCCCGCGAGTGCGGACCTGAAATGGCGCAGGGCGCGCTCCGGTCGGCCGGCCGCCGCTTCCAGCCACGCGAGCTCGAGACGCGCGCGCTCGCCGGCGAGGCCGGCGTTCTGCGCGTGACGCTCCAGCAGCTCGCGGCCGCGGCGCGTGTCCCCCTGATGCGCTGCACCGGCCCCCTCGACCACGTCTGCCAGCGCCTCGATGCGCCCCGCGGAAGCCGGATTGTCCGCGACAACGGCCGCTGCCTGTTCGCGCAGCCGCTCCAGTGTTCGACGGTGGTCGGGCCAGCGGCCCAGCCGCGCCGCAGCCGTGCCGACGAACAGGTGACACGTCGAGTTGAACGCGGGATCGTCGCATACCGCGGGGCTCATCGCCGCCGCCGCGCCGTGCTGTGACGGGTCCGTATTCCACAGCTCGTTCACGTGACCCCAGTAGATCCCGCGGTCGGATGGGGTGACGCGGGGCTCCCGGGCGACCGCGCCCCCGTGCTCGATGCGGCCCATGCTGCCGGCGTAATACGCCTGGAACGCGACGCGGTTGGCCTCCGTCAGCTTCGCCCACACCGCGTCGGCCGCCGCGTCGCGATCGAAGCGGTCATGTCGCCGGGCGAACGTGCCGCCGTAAAGGTCGAACGTCCGCGGCGCGATGCTGTCGGCGTTCTCGAGAACTGCGGCCGCTTCTTCGTCACTGCCGAGCAGCAGTGGAATCGCAAGAGAAATGTGCTCGAGGTCATTGCGGTTGCCGGCCAGCGTCTCGTAGCGCGCCAGCGTCGAGTCGGCCAGCGCGCGATCACCGCGCAGTACGGCGAACTCGGCGAGATGCACGAGGTACGGTGCGAAGCTCGGATCCAGCGTCGTCGCACGCCGCAGTGCTTCCCACAGCTGCTCGTCCGTGCCGTACGTCGCGCCGCCCACGTGGATGTACGTCTCCGCCAGGAGGAACCACGCCTCCGGATCATCCGGATACTTCCGCACCGCTTCCTCGAGCGACGGCAGCCCCTCCGCTGAGCCACGGTTCAGCGCATCCCATCCTTCCATGATGAACTGATAGCGCGGCGACAGACGATGCGCCTGCGCGATCGCCCGCTCGCCGACCTCGAGCATGCGCGCGCTGTTCTGACTCTCCAGCCAGCCGTACGACTCCGACAGACGCACCAGCGCGATGGCGAATGTCGAGTCGGCGGCGACGGCACGCTCGTAGCTCTGCACCGCGTCCGCGAAACGGCCCTTGCGGTAATGATTCTCCCCCTCGAGGAACGACCGCAGCGCGGGCAGTGACGAAGTGGTGATGGTCTCCGCCGACAGGTCGCCTGCGCCCGCACGGCCGATCGACAGCAGCAGTGCGCGCATAGTGCGCACGGCCAGCTCATCGACCAGACGCAGCACGTCCTCCGCAGGTCCCTCCGACTGCGCGGTCGCCACCTCGCGGTCCGTGTCCAGGTCGTACACGTTCGCGACGAGCCGCACGTTGGGGCCCAGGCCCACTACGCTGCCCTCGAGTGCGAACCGCGCATCCACTGCACGCGCGACACTCAGTGTCGTTGCCAGGTCGGCGGTCGCGGCATCGCCCACCTGGTCGTTCCACCGCGCCATCACGGTCCGCGAGTCGATCGTCCGGAAGCCGCCCACGCCGTCCAGGCCGTTCGACAGCAGGTCCATCATCCCCTCGCGCCAGATCTCCAGGTCCTGGCCGCGCACTTCGAACGGCACCACCGCAATGCCCTCGGCTGCCTCCGATGCACTCGCCTGTGCCGGACCGATCCGCAACCCTTCCCCGCGCGACATCCCCACGTACATGCCGGCGCCGCCGAACAGCAGCGCGACCACCACCACACCGCCCGCGATGCTGCGGCCCCATGTGAGGTGCGGCATCCGCCCCTGCCTCAGGCTCGCCAGCACGTCACGCGGCGCGATCTGCCAGTCCGTCGGCAGCTCACCCGCCGCTTCGCGAGCGGTCGTGCTCGGCAGAGACTGGATCCACGCAGTCGCCAGGATGACTACCATTCCGACCAGCAGCAGAATCAACGTTACCGGCACCACCCACGGCGGCAGCGTGAGCGCGTCGACCAGCACATCGGCGATCTGGAGCACGACCCAGGAGGCACCCAGGTAGACGGCGAGGACCTGGAACACGCGCGCGCGCCTGATGCGATCCCAGAGTGAGGGCTGTTCGGACATGCAGCGGGCTCCGGCAGGAGGGAAGCGCTGTCCAGTCTGCGCCTGCTATTCTCACAGCAAGCTAGGCGCGGGGTTCCAGCGCAGCAAGGACGTTCGGCGCCGCGTTCAACGCGGAATGCGTGCGTCGTTGCAGCGCCCGGGCGTGCGTGCGTCGCCCGGGCGTGCTCCCGCTAGAACGCAATCCCGATGTTCACGAGGCGGATCGTGGGGATGAACGCCCACACTTCGTCGTCCGGATCGTCCTCATCCGAGACGCCGATCAGCCGCTTCAGACCGAGTCCCACGCCGACGTAGAAGTTGTTGTTGCGGCCGAGCAGCCAGCTGCGGTTCACGTCGAAGCCGAAACCGAAGTAGCTGCCGACATCATCGATGCTCGTGATGCCCGCCTTCGCGCCGAACGCCCAGCCGTCCAGCGGGTCGCCCTGCGGATAGAACCGGAAGAACGCGTCCGCGTTCACGTAGTCGATATCATCCGCCGAGAAGTACGATCCCCCCACACCCGCTGTCGAGGATTCCGACACCACGCGCTCATACTCGCCGTTGAACAGCTCCAGCAGCAGACCGAACGGATTCGCCGAGATGACGTTCCTGCGGGCCGGCAGATCCGATTGCGCCTGTAGCGGTGCTGCACTGCCCACGATGAGAACCGCTGCGGCAAGCGCCGCAGTGTGACGTGCGAGATTCCTCATTGCTGCTCTTCCGATTGTCCGGGTGAATTACTGCGTGCGGTCGGCCAAGGATATAACCGCTTCTGCGGCCCGGGCAACAACCACGTTGGTGTGCACCCCGGAGCACGAGGCCCCCGGCGCCTCGTCCTCCTTTCGCGTGGTCGCGCCACGCTGTAGCTTCGCGACGGTGCTTTCCCCCACAATCCATCGTCTCCCCGGAGGCCCCATGCACCTCGTACGTGCCTGCATCCCGCTCGCCTGTATCGCCCTGTCCGCATGCACCCGCGACGCCGTGCCGGACGCGAGCGCCGATGTACCCGCTGCCGCCGCACAGACCTACTCCCCCGCGCCCGGCGAGCCCGACCTGGACGCGGTCCGCGCCGGCGCCGAGCGTTTCCGCGATGTCAACGTCGCGATCGCCGAAGGCTTCATTGCCGATCCGTCGGGCATGTGCGTCACGGCCGCGATGGAAGGCCAGCCGGCGGACAAGGGCGCCATGGGCATTCACTACTTCCGGCCGGATATGCTGGGGCTGACCGGCCCGCCCAACCCCCGCGTGAACGGGACGGGCACCCACACTGATTTCAATCAGCCCGCCGTGCTCATATACGAGCCGCAGGCCGATGGCTCACTCGAGCTCGTCGCCGTGGAGAACCTGGTGTTCCAGAAGGCGTGGGCCGAGGCAGGCCATTCGAGCCCGCCGTCCTTCCACGGCGTGCAGTACAAGTCCATGATCGACGATCCGGCCACTGCGGCCGACGAGGCACACGGTTTCGAACCGCACTTCGAGCATCACGCCTGGCTGTTCCGTGACAACCCGTCGGGTGTCTTCGAGCCGTTCAATCCCGACGTGACCTGCGCACACGCGCCCGCACAGAATCACACGAGCTGAGCGCCACGCGCACAGGGCGTCTGCCTGCACCCCGAGCCGCACGCAGAGCGGCCGGGTGCAGGCGTCGCGCCACGCGTCAGGGCGAAGTGCGCTCCCGCGGTCCGCTGAATCGATCGGCCAGTTCCATCCCCTCCGTCACGAATGCTTGGACATCCGCGCCGCTCGCCCGCCTGTCGGGCCTCCAGTACAGCAGTTCGCGACCGACGCCCGCCGCGCACACGCCGGCGTGCGATTCGAAGAACTCCGCGACCGCATCATCGAACACCGTGCGCACTGCGGCCTCGTCATCGCCGCGCAGCACGAACATGTCGGAGAATGTCGGCCGCTTCTCCAGGTCGATGTCCTGGTACCCGAACGCCTTCGCTATGCTGTGGAAGAAATGCTGCGGCCGCAGCGAGAACCGCGGCAGCTGCATGCCGTCGCTCACCGCATAGAATACCGTCTGGTTGTGCCTGCTCTGCGAGTTGCCGCCACCCGTGGTGTACGCGTAATCGAACAGCAGCGCGCGAGGGTCACCCGCCGGCGACGTGATCAGGTTCGTCAGCGTGCGTCGCCGTCCCTGCGTGAACAGCTCGAACCGGTCGAGGTCCGGTATCGCAGTGGACGGCACCTCGCCGCGCCACGTCCAGCCCAGCCGCACTGCCGCCGCCTGAAGCGCAGCCGTTCGCTCCCGCTCCGCACGCTTCACGAGAACGAAAACACCGGTAACGACGCCTCCGGCGCCGAGTATCAGCAGCAATGGAAACATGAGCCTTCACCCCTGTGAACGAGCCCGCGACAACCGCATCATCCCGCCCCTCTCACATCCTGCCCGTGAACGTCCTCGCGCGCGACGCCCGCGAGCTCCAGGATCCAGTCCGCACCATACGCGAGCGAGGGCGTCTGGAACCCTGCGGGGGCATCGCCACCCAGGACGCGGCGAACGATCTCGACCGATGTCATTGCAGTGAGCGTGTACCCCTCCGGCGCCCGCATCCGCGCGCTCACTCGACTCCCGGCATCATCCTCGGCCTCGCCCCAGACAAGCGATACGGCACGTCGGCGGCGCGCCTCGTCGGGCCCGCTGATCCGCGCGCGTACGAATGCCTTGAGCAGCCGCTGCACCGGCGCGGACCCCAGCAGTCCGCTGATGCGGCGGCTGGCCGCAAGCATGCGACGCTGCGCGGGATCCATGGCGGTGTAGACCTCGATGTTCGGGATCCCCGTGCTGTAATAGGCCGTCGCCACGTCGCCCCACGGGATCGTCGTGACGGTCACCGGATGTGTGTCGAAGCCGAAATCGACGGTGCGCGTACGCCACGCCGCGGGCACGGGCCTGATGCGACCGTCGATGCGCACCGCGCCGCCGCTAGCCGCGTTCTCTACCATCGTGAGCGCCGTTCCGCGCGAAACCGAACCGCCTGCCGCGCGGAACGCGAGCCGCAGACGTTTGGCGGTCGGGAGTCGCTGTTTGAGGTGTGCCGCGAGCAGGTCGGTCGGGACGACGTCGAAACCGGCGCCCGGGAGCAGCATGACACCGGCCGCAAGCGCTCGCTCGCTGCGCGCGTGGATCTGTTCGAACACGCCGATCTCACCGGTGATGTCCACGTAGTGTGTCCCCGTGCGCAGACACGCATCGACCATGGGCAGGGCTGTGCGTGAGAACGGTCCTGCCGCGTGCAGCACCACCGGTGTCGCTTCGAGTGCAGCATTGAGCGCAGTCGAGTCGCCCAGCTCGAAGGTTCGATGATCGAGCGAATGCTCGCGCGCGAGCGTTTCGATGGCGTCGGCGCTGCGACCGGCGAGCTGCGGTCTCACGCCGGCATCGAGCGCACGCTTCAGGATAAGGCGGCCGGTGTAGCCGTTCGCGCCGTACAGCAGGAAATCGGAGATGTGCCTACCTCGCTGCGTTCAACGATCGGGCTGCAGTGCGGCCAGCCGCTGCTGTGCCGCGGCCACGCGCGGCTGGAGCTCCGCATCCGCGTCCTTCCACAGCTCGATCACGCGCGCATAATGCTGCGCCGCGGTTCCCGCGTCGCCACGTCGTTCATCGCATCTCGTCGAAGATGCGTCCGACGATTGCCGGGCCCTGCCACAATGTACCTTTCGCGACGACTGCCGGCCAAGGGCAGGGAATCGGCGCCGCGCCCGAGCGTGTGACGTCCATTCCTCACACTGCCGGCGGGAGCGTCGCAGGCGCGGCGTCCGCGGCGTCCGCCGTGTCTGCACCTTGTTGCGGCGCAAGTTCATCGACCTGCATGCCATCCATCCCGCCGCACTTATCGTTGCCCGGCAAACCGGACCCGCTCGCCAGAACGACTTTCGCGGCTCCTACTTGCCGCGCAATGATCCCGCTCGATCGATGCATCCGTCGCCCACTCCTTGCTTGCCGCGCAATGATCCAACTCGACCGATGTCAGAGCCCACAGCTGCCGGCCAGCCCTGAGATTTCCACAGTGATCGGTGGATAAGTGCCCCCGAACCTGTGGAAAGGGTGTTGAGAAATATCGAAAAACTGTGAATTGAAACTGTTACAATTCGCTAACGCACACACGCGCATACCGATGCGAATCCGTCGCACATCCGGGTATTGGCATCGTTGCGAGAGTGCCGCACAAGTCTAACATTTGCAACAAGTTACGTCCTGTCATCAAAAGCTTGACCGGG
This genomic interval from Longimicrobiales bacterium contains the following:
- a CDS encoding tetratricopeptide repeat protein — translated: MSEQPSLWDRIRRARVFQVLAVYLGASWVVLQIADVLVDALTLPPWVVPVTLILLLVGMVVILATAWIQSLPSTTAREAAGELPTDWQIAPRDVLASLRQGRMPHLTWGRSIAGGVVVVALLFGGAGMYVGMSRGEGLRIGPAQASASEAAEGIAVVPFEVRGQDLEIWREGMMDLLSNGLDGVGGFRTIDSRTVMARWNDQVGDAATADLATTLSVARAVDARFALEGSVVGLGPNVRLVANVYDLDTDREVATAQSEGPAEDVLRLVDELAVRTMRALLLSIGRAGAGDLSAETITTSSLPALRSFLEGENHYRKGRFADAVQSYERAVAADSTFAIALVRLSESYGWLESQNSARMLEVGERAIAQAHRLSPRYQFIMEGWDALNRGSAEGLPSLEEAVRKYPDDPEAWFLLAETYIHVGGATYGTDEQLWEALRRATTLDPSFAPYLVHLAEFAVLRGDRALADSTLARYETLAGNRNDLEHISLAIPLLLGSDEEAAAVLENADSIAPRTFDLYGGTFARRHDRFDRDAAADAVWAKLTEANRVAFQAYYAGSMGRIEHGGAVAREPRVTPSDRGIYWGHVNELWNTDPSQHGAAAAMSPAVCDDPAFNSTCHLFVGTAAARLGRWPDHRRTLERLREQAAAVVADNPASAGRIEALADVVEGAGAAHQGDTRRGRELLERHAQNAGLAGERARLELAWLEAAAGRPERALRHFRSALAGYSRPLALYGVASMHEQLGQPEQARPYWASLVTLTRAGDELPRILEARQALARSAGEPAVR
- a CDS encoding saccharopine dehydrogenase NADP-binding domain-containing protein; this translates as MSDFLLYGANGYTGRLILKRALDAGVRPQLAGRSADAIETLAREHSLDHRTFELGDSTALNAALEATPVVLHAAGPFSRTALPMVDACLRTGTHYVDITGEIGVFEQIHARSERALAAGVMLLPGAGFDVVPTDLLAAHLKQRLPTAKRLRLAFRAAGGSVSRGTALTMVENAASGGAVRIDGRIRPVPAAWRTRTVDFGFDTHPVTVTTIPWGDVATAYYSTGIPNIEVYTAMDPAQRRMLAASRRISGLLGSAPVQRLLKAFVRARISGPDEARRRRAVSLVWGEAEDDAGSRVSARMRAPEGYTLTAMTSVEIVRRVLGGDAPAGFQTPSLAYGADWILELAGVAREDVHGQDVRGAG